The following are from one region of the Cyprinus carpio isolate SPL01 unplaced genomic scaffold, ASM1834038v1 S000000029, whole genome shotgun sequence genome:
- the LOC109101228 gene encoding tumor necrosis factor receptor superfamily member 11B-like translates to MSVLKMPPLTAIQLQMLFAMCFARAYQEIPKYQHRDPVTSKVLLCDQCPPGTAVERHCHTEEPTVCAPCPEKRFAEQWHWGDSCQHCTSVCKERQIVRRECNSTHDRLCECIPGYHLVVEFCVRHTACSPGFGVIVQGTPERNTLCEKCSQGYFSSTSSTTEPCIPHRNCTQLGLKTVRPGTATHDALCESENKEFTFDCFNQHTECHTDITLCEEAIFKFLASPPLASVSVERLSESLPGRKVDWKSVERLKKSCSPQQQALHLLRLWREQNKDQDKLLSIIQGVNHCERKVSHCASVKNITLEDLLSLMECLPGDKVSEENIRALVRFCPSQRYILQLLHLWKIQNGGQDLAKALSHSLRRLHLKGARRPLLKILKRISRSISASSIHRMYEKMIVNMIQDNTCFKTKLYND, encoded by the exons TTGTTTGCCATGTGTTTTGCACGGGCCTACCAAGAAATACCTAAGTACCAGCACAGAGACCCTGTGACATCTAAGGTGCTGCTTTGTGACCAGTGTCCACCCGGCACAGCTGTGGAACGCCACTGCCACACAGAGGAACCCACTGTTTGTGCCCCCTGCCCAGAAAAACGCTTTGCAGAGCAGTGGCATTGGGGAGACAGCTGTCAACATTGTACATCTGTCTGCAAGGAAAGGCAGATTGTAAGAAGGGAATGTAACAGCACTCATGACAGGCTCTGTGAGTGTATACCTGGATATCACCTAGTGGTGGAATTTTGTGTCCGTCACACTGCCTGCTCACCTGGCTTCGGTGTCATTGTGCAGG GCACACCAGAGAGGAACACCTTGTGTGAGAAGTGTTCCCAGGGTTATTTCTCCAGCACTTCTTCAACCACTGAGCCATGCATACCCCACAGGAACTGCACTCAACTAGGCCTGAAGACTGTAAGACCAGGTACAGCCACCCATGATGCTCTGTGTGAGTCTGAGAATAAAGAGTTCACTTTTGACTGCTTCAATCAGCACACAGAGTGTCACACTG ACATTACATTATGTGAGGAAGCAATATTTAAATTCCTTGCATCACCTCCTTTGGCTTCTGTCTCTGTGGAGCGTCTCTCTGAGAGCCTTCCAGGACGCAAAGTGGACTGGAAGAGTGTTGAGAGGCTGAAAAAAAGCTGCAGTCCTCAGCAGCAGGCACTACATCTGCTTCGTCTCTGGAGAGAACAAAATAAGGACCAAGACAAACTCCTCAGCATCATCCAAG GTGTAAACCACTGTGAGAGGAAGGTATCTCACTGTGCCAGTGTAAAAAACATTACTCTGGAAGACCTGTTGAGCTTAATGGAGTGTTTACCTGGGGATAAAGTGAGCGAGGAGAATATTCGAGCCCTGGTCCGTTTCTGTCCCTCACAACGTTACATCCTGCAGCTCCTACACCTGTGGAAGATTCAGAATGGAGGTCAGGACCTGGCCAAAGCTTTATCTCACAGTCTCCGCAGACTACATTTGAAAGGTGCTCGCCGACCCCTTCTCAAAATTCTGAAGAGGATCAGTCGGAGTATTAGTGCGTCATCCATACACCGAATGTATGAGAAGATGATTGTTAACATGATCCAAGACAACACATGTTTCAAAACCAAACTGTACAATGACTAA
- the LOC109072565 gene encoding tumor necrosis factor receptor superfamily member 11B-like: protein MGHIYKCCSVEHHLAVVLMLLLHTDTSTVEVLTYQHEDPLTRQILTCTRCPPGTHMSKHCTATEDTVCSPCPEDHFTQFWNYLPKCLYCSTFCVENQYIEKKCSSTNNRVCQCKEGYFWQADFCIKHAECPYGYGVQQNGTLHRDTQCERCVRGTFSAVTSSTSPCAKHTDCKSIDLDLVLRGTGWHDNICSTCENLQKAGGLSVLKKILPDFFAHEKIRQSKLYRFMRHHLSQKLQGKQSHYSNQSLLLLPISEWIRGASIDQLKKLPMQLRSSNIHNTADKLSKMFKELEASNYNCKNATY from the exons ATGGGTCATATTTAT AAATGTTGCAGTGTTGAACATCACTTGGCTGTAGTACTGATGCTACTATTACACACTGACACATCGACAGTAGAAGTCCTCACTTACCAGCACGAGGACCCACTCACAAGGCAGATACTCACATGCACACGCTGCCCCCCTGGAACCCACATGAGTAAACACTGCACTGCAACCGAGGACACCGTCTGCTCGCCATGTCCAGAAGACCATTTCACACAGTTCTGGAACTACTTACCGAAATGCCTGTATTGCAGCACTTTCTGTGTAGAAAATCAGTACATTGAGAAAAAATGCTCTTCTACTAACAACAGGGTTTGCCAGTGTAAAGAAGGTTATTTTTGGCAAGCTGACTTCTGCATCAAGCATGCGGAGTGTCCATATGGATACGGCGTCCAGCAGAATG GTACCTTACATCGTGATACACAATGTGAGAGGTGTGTGCGTGGCACCTTTTCTGCGGTCACATCCTCGACATCGCCTTGCGCAAAACACACTGATTGCAAATCGATTGATCTTGATCTGGTACTGAGGGGTACCGGCTGGCATGATAACATATGCTCAACATGCGAAAATCTCCAGAAAGCTG GTGGTTTATCTGTACTGAAAAAGATCCTGCCAGACTTCTTTGCTCATGAAAAAATACGCCAGTCCAAACTGTACAGATTTATGAGACATCATCTTAGCCAGAAGCTGCAAGGGAAACAGTCCCACTATTCAAACCAATCCCTCTTACTTCTTCCCATTTCAGAGTGGATTAGAGGTGCTAGCATAGACCAGCTCAAGAAATTACCAATGCAACTCAGAAGTAGCAACATCCACAACACTGCAGACAAGCTCTCAAAAATGTTCAAGGAGTTAGAGGCCtcaaattataattgtaaaaatgcaacatattga